In Nicotiana tabacum cultivar K326 chromosome 17, ASM71507v2, whole genome shotgun sequence, one DNA window encodes the following:
- the LOC142172170 gene encoding secreted RxLR effector protein 161-like has translation MYKGIIGSLLYLTTSRPDIVFSVVLCARFQSNPKESHLKAAKRILRYLKVTQDLVLYYLLGDNFDLNGYAYTDYASYLVDRKSTSGMAHFLGSCLISWGTRKQNSVALSTVETEYVAAASCCAQLLWIKQQLEDFGVFFDCVPLLCDNTALNMAKNPVQHKRTNHIDVRHHFLKDNVEKGLICMRFCSAEDQIADIFTKALSREYF, from the coding sequence ATGTACAAAGGTATCATTGGGTCACTCCTGTATCTCACAACAAGCAGACCAGATATTGTATTCAGCGTAGTATTATGTGCTAGgtttcaatccaatccaaaggaatctcatctgaaggctgccaaGAGAATTTTAAGATATCTCAAAGTAACACAGGACCTAGTTCTCTACTACCTTTTAGGAGACAATTTTGACTTGAATGGGTATGCTTACACTGATTATGCTAGTTATCTGGTGGATAGAAAAAGCACCTCTGGCATGGCACATTTTCTGGGATCATGTCTAATTTCATGGGGTACGAGAAAACAAAACTCAGTGGCCCTTTCAACTGTAGAAACTGAATATGTGGCAGCTGCTTCTTgctgtgctcaattgttgtggatcaagcaACAGTTGGAGGACTTTGGTGTATTTTTTGATTGCGTGCCACTACTATGTGATAACACtgctctcaacatggcaaagaatccAGTACAACACAAGAGAACAAATCACATTGATGTGCGACATCATTTTCTCAAagacaatgttgaaaaggggCTTATCTGCATGAGGTTTTGTAGCGCAGAAGAccaaattgcagatatcttcaccaaagcactgaGCAGAGAGTACTTTTAA